In the Campylobacter suis genome, TTTACATACTGGGTATATATCTCACACTCTTGGATATCTATGTCGCTAGAAATAGCCAAGCCTAGCTCCTTTTGAGACTTTTTTAAGATATTTTGATATATGTCAGATTTTATAAAATTTATAATATCTAAAGTATCCATTTACATCCTTTTACTAAGTTTTAAGCATTTTTTTAGTAACATTTCAACCGCTCCTTCTTAGACCTGTGCAATGCTTTTTATGAGCACCGCTTCAGGGTGGGAACACAGCAGAGCACTTGTAATCAGTGTGTGCCGCAGTCATCTGAGAGGGGGTTTTACTAAACTTGACTTTTTAGATCAAAGTGCTCGCATAACCTTTCACAAATTTCATAAAAATTTACACCATCTATGCTTGGTTTTTCTTTAAAATTTTTGTGCATATTTTTAAAACCATCGCTTAGCTCTTTTGACTTTACACCATAACTTATCGACATCCCAGCCTCGATATAAGCGGCTAACTTGTCACAATACTTTAAGGCTTTTCCATCGATGGCATTAAAGCGATTTTTATTGACATTTTCCATCATTCCATCATGTGGGATAATGTTATTTTCAAATGTGCGGTTTTCAAACTCATCTTTTATAAATTTATCATCTTTTTTACGAATGCCCAAAATATAGCTAAAATCTCCCCTAAAACTATCTGGGACAAATGGCAAAATTTTCTCATCAATAAGCTTCATCTCATACTCGCTAATGATCTCATTTAGCCCTTTTATACCATATTTTACAGGGCTTATAATATCACGAGTTAAACTCTCTGGAAGATCATGAAAAAGTGCACAAAAGAAGTTATTTTCAAGCCTTTTTGCACACGCTCCAACTTTAAGCGAGTAAAAGTAGCTAAGTATAGCAACAACTAGCATATGCCCTAAAACAGCCGTTTCTGGTATCCTAGGAGTTTGAGCCCAGCGCTTTTGAAAACGAAGACGCCCACTAAGATCAACAAGGCGTGCTAGCTTTTGATTCATGGCTATTTTTCTAACGCCTATAAGCTCGTAATAATCCTCCATCTCCTCATCTACTTTGCTCTTTAGCTCATCAATATCATTTAAAAACTGACTTGTTTGATAAACTATGCTAAATTCCCAACGAGTTGCAAGATAGCTTGACGCCTTTAAGATAAGGCGCTCTTTTGAGTGAGTTTTGTCATCTTCTAGCAAATATGTACGCAGTCTAGCTAAAAATTTACCATCTTCTATATCTTTTACAAGCTCTTCAAGCTCGTTTACCACCCACGCATTTACCTGCTCTTTTTTACTTTTTTGTATAAAATGAAAGACATCTGGACGGATGTCAGTCACGACAACACGACTTAAAAACTCAAAAATACCAGCCTCGATGATGTAACTCATATTGACATCTTTTTCAAGGTTAGCTATAAAATATGCGATGATAAATTTATGCGCTTGTTTGTCAAGCTCAACTAAATTTGTCATCTTTGGATAATCGTTCCAGCGTGAGATAGAGGCTGCTTTAAAGATATGTTCGATAAGGCTTGCAGATATCATTTGTCTTTCTTAACCACACTTGCTTTACGATTGCCCTCATAACTTATCTTACGAAAGCCATCACGAGCTGCTCTTTTTGGTTTTTCATCGCCACCACGCTCAAAATTTTTACCTCTTGAGCCGCCTTTACTACCTCTGCTATCATCACGATCAAAACCTCTTGTACGCGAACCACCTTTATCGCTATCTCGCCTAGAACCGCCTCTTAAACCGCTACTACCTCTTTTTTCATCTCTTGCTCTGTCACGCTCACGCTCTTCGATACGGCGCGCACCTGCACGGCGATTATCATCACGACTTTTTTCATCATCTGCGTTATTTTTTCCCTGTTTTTTTATAAGACTTTCAGATGAAATTTCAATCACAGTATGAACATTTCCTCTTGGGTTAAAGTCACCTACTATCTTCATATATTTTGGCTCAAGCTTACGATAAAGTACATCATAAATTTCATTTATACTATCTTCGTGACTTATGTTACGATTCATAAAACTATTTATATAAAGTTTTATAGTTTTTAACTCAACCACAAATTTGTTTGGTATATAATCAAGATATATCGTTGCAAAGTCAGGATAGCCAGCGCGTGGACAAAGACAACAAAACTCAGGCAAAGTTATGCTTATCATATATTCTCGCTCGTGTTTGTTTTCCCAAAACTCAAGGTCGGTTTCTGGATTAAAATTCTTAAAAATTTGCTCACCATATTTTAAATCTGGCTTTACATCTTGCTCTTGTTCATCATCTAATATCAAAATTTCTTTACTCATTTTTGTTTTCCTTATTTTTAAATTTCAAGGCTTTTTGCCAACAATTTCTGCCTATTTTAGGCTCTCCTTATTATCTAAGATCCTTTGGTTTTTCTATAAAATAACCTTGAGCAAAGTTTACACCAAGGCTTTTTACAATTTCAAAATTTTGTGTATTTTCTATAAATTTTACTATACTTTTTATACCAATTTCTCTATAAATTTGACTAAAATTTTTTAAACATACTTGTACTTTTTTATCTAAAAGCGTTTTACTTATAGAAATATCATAGGCTATAAATTCCACATCAAGTACAAAAAGTGCGTTAAAACAGACATTTGTCCCGCAAAATTGTGATAAACAAAATCTAAATCCAAGCTTTTTATATTCACTTAAAAACTCACTCAACTTTCCAAAATTTTCGCTATTTTGCCTGCTAAAATCAAAAATGATATTTTTAGCTTCTAGCTTTTTTTCCAAAACAAGCTCTTTAATAAAATTTAAAAAAGTCGTATCTTTTAGAGAATTTTGACTAACTTCAATGATATAAATTCTATCTTTTTGAGCAAGGCTTAAGAAATTTAAGATGTTATTTTTATCAAGTACTATCTCACTCTCATTTTGCGTAGCTATCTCTATAAACTTTGAGCGAGCAATATTTCCTAAACTTCTTGTTTGTAGCGTAGATATTACTAAATTTAACTCATCTTGGTTTTCAAGGCTTGCTATTTTTTGAGTTTTATAAAGAAATTTTTGCTCTTTTATGGCTTCTAAAACCTCTTTTTCTATCTGCAAAAGATCAGCTTTGTCAGCTTTATTTTTGTATTTTAATTCATTTATTAAAAAATTTATACTTTTACTAAGATCATTATTTTGTAAAGCATTAATGGCTAAAAAGTCAATGTCTATACTTATATTTTCATTTTGCATATTTTTTGAAAAAATAGTTAAAATATGTGTTAGATACGAACTTTGTGCATATACATATAACAAAAATGAACTGGCATTGTAGTGTCCTATTATGCTTTTTACACTATTTTTTTTAAGAAAATCTTTAAGTTTAAAGATACTATCTTTTAGAATTTCATCGCCCTTATTTATCCCATATATATCAGAAATTTCACTTAGATTTTTAATCTTTAATAAAACTAAACTTTGATTTTTATCAGCTTTTAAAACAAGCTCACTAAAAATTTGCTCTGTTTTTTTACGATTTAAAAAACTTAAAGTACTATCTAAAATAGTATTTTTAAAACTTTGATATATCAGATAAAAAGTGTAGAAAATATAAACTACAACAAGTAAAATAAAAAGAAAAATTTCATGAGTTTGGATATTATCATTTGTAAAAAAAATATAACCAACAAATAAAACTAATATCGCAAACGGAAATGAGATCTTCAGCGCTGTTTTAAAACGCTGAGTTCTCTCTAAATTTATTGCAAACATCAAATATCCAAATGTTTTACATCTTTTGCATGCTCTTGGATATAATTTCGGCGTGGTTCAACTTCATCGCCCATAAACAGGTTAAATGTATCACTAGCACTTTGTGCATCTTCTATACTTATGCGAAGTAAGCGGCGATTTTCAGGGTTCATCGTCGTTTCCCAAAGTTGATCAGGATTCATCTCACCTAGACCTTTATATCGCTGAATTTTTACATTATTTCCTTTTTTAGCATTTTCTGTTACGCTGTGTAAAACATCTATCATATCTCTACCGCCAAAGTCTATCTCACGCTCTTTTAGCTTTTTATAAATATGCAATGCTTCTTCGTAAAGTGGGTTAGCAAAAAGGTTGTCGTTGATATAAAATTCCTCCAAACCATTTTCGGTTTGTACATAAATTCTTATCTCTTCATCATTTACATAAGAATTTAATATATTATAACCCTTTTCTTTTAAAAACTTACTCAAAATTTCAAATATCTGAGAATAGCTTTTGCCTATTATATCTGGATTTTCTATCATATATCTAAGGGCAACAAGCAAGTTAAAACGCTTTGCAAGCTCGTTTAAGACATTATCATAAGCAACAACAATCTTTAAAAAATCAATCAAGTCATTTGTCCCAACGCCTTCAAATTCCATACCTTCAATACCAGTTTGAATAAGAAATTCATTTAATGCTTTATCATCTTTTAAATAAACCTCTTTTTTACCCTTTTCATAGCGATAAAGTGGTGGCTGAGCTAGATAAATATAACCCTTTTCAACAACCTCATGTAAAAATCTAAAGAAAAATGTAAGAAGTAGTGTTTGAATATGACTTCCATCAACATCAGCATCAGTCATAATGATGATCTTATGATAGCGCAAACGCTCTGCATCAAACTCATCACCGATACCACAACCAAGAGCTGTTATCATATTTTTTATCTCTTCAGATTTTAAAATTTTATCTAGGCGGGATTTTTCAACATTTAAAATTTTACCCCTAAGTGGTAAAATAGCTTGAAAAACTCTATCACGACCCTGTTTTGCTGAACCACCCGCAGAATCGCCCTCGACCAAATAAAGCTCGCTTATAGTTGCATCCTTACTTTGACAATCAGCTAACTTTCCAGGTA is a window encoding:
- a CDS encoding HD domain-containing protein — its product is MISASLIEHIFKAASISRWNDYPKMTNLVELDKQAHKFIIAYFIANLEKDVNMSYIIEAGIFEFLSRVVVTDIRPDVFHFIQKSKKEQVNAWVVNELEELVKDIEDGKFLARLRTYLLEDDKTHSKERLILKASSYLATRWEFSIVYQTSQFLNDIDELKSKVDEEMEDYYELIGVRKIAMNQKLARLVDLSGRLRFQKRWAQTPRIPETAVLGHMLVVAILSYFYSLKVGACAKRLENNFFCALFHDLPESLTRDIISPVKYGIKGLNEIISEYEMKLIDEKILPFVPDSFRGDFSYILGIRKKDDKFIKDEFENRTFENNIIPHDGMMENVNKNRFNAIDGKALKYCDKLAAYIEAGMSISYGVKSKELSDGFKNMHKNFKEKPSIDGVNFYEICERLCEHFDLKSQV
- a CDS encoding EAL domain-containing protein, which encodes MFAINLERTQRFKTALKISFPFAILVLFVGYIFFTNDNIQTHEIFLFILLVVVYIFYTFYLIYQSFKNTILDSTLSFLNRKKTEQIFSELVLKADKNQSLVLLKIKNLSEISDIYGINKGDEILKDSIFKLKDFLKKNSVKSIIGHYNASSFLLYVYAQSSYLTHILTIFSKNMQNENISIDIDFLAINALQNNDLSKSINFLINELKYKNKADKADLLQIEKEVLEAIKEQKFLYKTQKIASLENQDELNLVISTLQTRSLGNIARSKFIEIATQNESEIVLDKNNILNFLSLAQKDRIYIIEVSQNSLKDTTFLNFIKELVLEKKLEAKNIIFDFSRQNSENFGKLSEFLSEYKKLGFRFCLSQFCGTNVCFNALFVLDVEFIAYDISISKTLLDKKVQVCLKNFSQIYREIGIKSIVKFIENTQNFEIVKSLGVNFAQGYFIEKPKDLR
- the queF gene encoding preQ(1) synthase, which gives rise to MSKEILILDDEQEQDVKPDLKYGEQIFKNFNPETDLEFWENKHEREYMISITLPEFCCLCPRAGYPDFATIYLDYIPNKFVVELKTIKLYINSFMNRNISHEDSINEIYDVLYRKLEPKYMKIVGDFNPRGNVHTVIEISSESLIKKQGKNNADDEKSRDDNRRAGARRIEERERDRARDEKRGSSGLRGGSRRDSDKGGSRTRGFDRDDSRGSKGGSRGKNFERGGDEKPKRAARDGFRKISYEGNRKASVVKKDK